Sequence from the Xiphophorus couchianus chromosome 23, X_couchianus-1.0, whole genome shotgun sequence genome:
AGCTGGCTGAGGTGTTTAAAAATCCGAGTCTGGGAAAGTCTGGAGTCcctgaaatggaaaatgtgcagaaaccCTGAATACTTGATTTCCAGCTTCAGCTACCAGCTCCCGTTCCTCCCCAGCAGTCTCGCCACCTTGTCCTGCCTTCTGTCCAAGTAAAACCGTTCCAGCAAACCGCACTCCAGCTCCAATGAAGTGCACACCTCTCACACGGCAGTGACAAGATAACGGCCACAGAAAATAATCCCATATGAAGCAGAATAGGGAAGaggtgtaaaagaaaaaaaaaaaaaagacagtttgtgatgagtgtttctgcagtgtgtTGGCAGAATTGCAGCATTAATTTGTTTTGGCAGTTCTGCTTTGGTTGGCAGAATGGAGAGTGACTATGGATGAGATTTGCCACCAAGTTCTGTGTTTATACTGGGAAGAGAGGGTAAAATAACTGGAAGATGTGGCTCTTCTAGACATGAGATGTAGGTCACAACTGACCCCCCTGCCAGCCCCCACATCCCACCACTATAAACCCATGAACCCCTCACTACCTCCTTCCAGACATCAATCAGTTTTTCACCCCTCCCCCAGTTGTAGCACACCATCACCTCTGCTGCTACCTTCTAGGCTCTTTCGTGTGTGTCTACTGTCACACGGTACCCCGATCCTGTTCCCAGAAACGATACTGGACCACTTCATTGACCCGAGTCTCATCTTTCCTCTATGCAAAGACTCTTCAACCCAGATGTTCACTGCAAAGACGAGCAGATTCCTGGATGCACCATTAAAGATTTGGTTACACGTAACTTCGTAACCTTAAATCACATCAACACATACATGCAGTCATACATTTTCCTCTGTGTTGGTGTTGGAAAAAGAGAGTCATACGCTGTTTTTCTAAGGAGTGAAGCATTCAGCTATTTGTGCAgggggattttctttttgtacatcACATTGAGCAAGCCAGACGTGGAAAATGCAGACTGACTCATTAACCTAAAGTCTATTTagtcattttgaaaaacaagtgGTTGCATGCCATCCAGATTAATAAGGTGCTAGTATTGTTAAAAAGATGTAGATTGTATGGAAGCCTGGAAAGATTTAgtcttgttttcattcattcattcttttgtgtgtttggcCTTTTAAGCCCAGAGTACGGAACTCAAATCATTATCTATGTAGTATTAATAAACTTTTAGTAGGAACTTCCACATCTTTAGAGGGTTATAAATGTTACAATccaaaaaaataagcaaaatacaaaaaaactttatacATTGTCATATaacttagaaataaattaaatgtatcaGTAATAGTTGGACATTTATTGacataaatattgaaataattaaatgtttgtgttaaagGCATATATGATTCAGTATTTGCATAATTATTTCATAgttgttgaaattattttaactttaatcagCTGACCAATCAGATCTTGAAGGATCTGAAGTTAACAGAGGAACAAATCGTCTTTGCTTTAGCAGTGTAGCTTTGGACTTGATGCAATGGACCACATAAAAAAGTCCAGCTGTGCCGAGAAATGATTACTTAAgtagctaaataacttatattatgtaaaataggAATTTTACAATGCAgatgtaaatatattaatatcCTACTTCTAAGTTAATTTAtcacaaaatgttaactttaatgttttgtggATCCTGGCAGTTTTGATCCTCCATAAACATCTTTCTGGTTCTGATTAACTCAGGTATCCGACCCCCCATCCTGAATGGGCCAATGCACCCTCGGCCCCTGGTGGCCCTGCTGGATGGGCGCGACTGCACTGTGGAAATGCCCATCCTCAAAGACGTGGCGACCGTGGCTTTCTGCGACGCTCAGTCCACACAGGAGATACATGAGAAGGTAGAACAAGATCAGCTACCAACATCATTGGTTTATGACCTGAAAACATAATGACTGTCTTAAAACAGTGACTTCACTTATGGTGAACAATTTAACATGCTGATCATTCagataattcaataaaaatctgtCCTCTGCAGGTGTTAAATGAAGCTGTGGCTGCTCTGCTGTATCACACTATAACTTTATCCAGAGATGACTTGGAAAAGTTCAAAGGCCTACGGGTTATTGTCAGGATCGGCTCCGGCTTTGACAACGTTGACGTCAAAGCAGCTGCTGAGCTCGGTGAGATGATCAGGTTTGCAGAATAATGTCAGAAACAAGCAGCTTTATGGCACAACAAGGCGAGCCTAACATCTCCTCCTTCCCCCATCATGCAGGCATCGCTGTCTGTAACGTGCCGGCAGCCTCGGTGGAAGAGACGGCCGACACGTCGCTATGTCTGATTCTCAACCTGTACAGGCGGGTCACCTGGATGCACCAAGCCCTGAGGGAGGGGACCCGGGCCTCCAGCGTGGAGCAAATCAGGGAGGTGGCTGGAGGCGCTGCTCGAATCCGCGGAGAAACGTTGGGCATCATAGGCTTAGGTGAGTGAACATGGTTCccaaatttaatataaaaccaAATTAAGCATAATGAGTTGGATCATTTGTTCCCAACCTTAACCCGGTCCTGCTGTTTTTAGGACGTGTTGGCCAGGCTGTGGCCCTGAGAGCCAAGGCGTTTGGATTTAGCGTAATCTTTTATGACCCATACCTGCCTGACGGCGTCGAGCGCTCGCTGGGCCTCCAGCGAATGGCCACGTTGCAGGACCTGCTCATACACTCTGACTGCGTGTCCCTGCACTGCAGCCTCAACGAGCACAACCACCACCTCATCAACGACTTCACCATCAAACAGGTCAGCAGATACAAAACCGCTTCCTCATCAAACTGGGATGGGCTTTTTAATACTCCATTAGTTTTGAGTGTCACATTAATGAGCTCTGATAATAATGAAACAGTAGAGGGGAACATCcttatttcaacatttaaaagaatcaatatcaacagatcaaatcaaaattactgatgaagtcatttttcttcttcttggtccTTTTCCACCGCTGTAGGCTTATTTTCTTCTACAGTTTGAATCCACTTCATGTCCCCTAAACTTCTTCTTCTCTAATTAGACCAAATCCCTGCTGGCTTTCGCCTGCTTTTAACTGAAAATTCGGCCTATCAGATCAATCTTAAAAGTCACCGCTCCTAACTGTCGCATACACCCACTAAACAGAGAGCGAGTGCAACGTTCCGGCAAGCGTGTACAGATGGGTGGAGGGTGCATGTTTTTTCAAGTGGGAATGTTCACTATGAGCGCTTTGTGCCTTTCGattaatatatacagtacagaccaaaagtttggacacaccttctaattcaatgggttttctttattttcatgactatttataaggcaagaaatcccacttattaacctgacagggctcacctatgaagtgaaaaccatttcaggtgactacctcttgaagctcatcaagaaaatgcagagtgtgtgcaaagcagtaatcacagcaaaaggttgctactttgaagaaactagaatataaggggtattttcagttgttttacacttttttgtttagtgcatatttccacatgtgttattcatagttttgatgccttcagtgtgaatctacaatgtcaatagtcatgaaaataaaggaaactcattgaattaaaaggtgtgtccaaacttttggtctgtactgtatatatgctGTTTTGATAGCTTAATATGCTCCTCTGGGTTTTAGGCAGGaatttgttataattttgtCTAGAATAGCTCAAAAAAGGGTCACATTTTTGGAGTCTAGAAAGTCCAAAACACAagatttccatttgttttcGCCATCCACATATTAACGTCTTAGCATAAAAATGAGTTCTGGCAtcatattttattagatttaa
This genomic interval carries:
- the ctbp1l gene encoding C-terminal-binding protein 1 isoform X2, translated to MQGIRPPILNGPMHPRPLVALLDGRDCTVEMPILKDVATVAFCDAQSTQEIHEKVLNEAVAALLYHTITLSRDDLEKFKGLRVIVRIGSGFDNVDVKAAAELGIAVCNVPAASVEETADTSLCLILNLYRRVTWMHQALREGTRASSVEQIREVAGGAARIRGETLGIIGLGRVGQAVALRAKAFGFSVIFYDPYLPDGVERSLGLQRMATLQDLLIHSDCVSLHCSLNEHNHHLINDFTIKQMRQGAFLVNTSRGGLVDEKALAQALKEGRIRGAALDVHETEPFSFSTGPLKDAPNLICTPHTSWYSEQASVEAREEAAREVRRAITGRIPDSLKNCVNKEYLMAASQWPTMEAATVHPELNGAAYRFPPGLINVAATGGLPGSGTGVESLVSGTLAHGIAPVTHPPHAPSPGQPTKAEGDRDLPSDQ
- the ctbp1l gene encoding C-terminal-binding protein 1 isoform X1, which gives rise to MALMDKTKHVKRQRLDRICEGIRPPILNGPMHPRPLVALLDGRDCTVEMPILKDVATVAFCDAQSTQEIHEKVLNEAVAALLYHTITLSRDDLEKFKGLRVIVRIGSGFDNVDVKAAAELGIAVCNVPAASVEETADTSLCLILNLYRRVTWMHQALREGTRASSVEQIREVAGGAARIRGETLGIIGLGRVGQAVALRAKAFGFSVIFYDPYLPDGVERSLGLQRMATLQDLLIHSDCVSLHCSLNEHNHHLINDFTIKQMRQGAFLVNTSRGGLVDEKALAQALKEGRIRGAALDVHETEPFSFSTGPLKDAPNLICTPHTSWYSEQASVEAREEAAREVRRAITGRIPDSLKNCVNKEYLMAASQWPTMEAATVHPELNGAAYRFPPGLINVAATGGLPGSGTGVESLVSGTLAHGIAPVTHPPHAPSPGQPTKAEGDRDLPSDQ